From the genome of Gambusia affinis linkage group LG04, SWU_Gaff_1.0, whole genome shotgun sequence:
ACATACTAGCTGTATGTGCAGCATGAGCATGGAAATGCTGGACTCTTATAAGGGATTCTATCTAATTGTAAGGAATCAATTTATTAAATAGCAGTTTGTAACCATATCTGATCTGGGAAGTtgaatggtttttgtttttgtttttttttcctcttttttttttcctcctcttgctCGCACAACAATACAGTCTGTTGTTTATGCATTTGGAAACAGTTTGCTGGAAACCTACTGACTGACCAGGACAATATGCATTCaccaaaaagtattttcaaatgAGTCCCAATGCACATGTGGGTGTTTTACATCTGTGTAATGTGTTCATTCTCAACATTTCCAAGAAAATCTATGTTGTTCTACTTCCAGATAAATATATCTACAGATACATATCTTTTATGCTCATCACAGTGTATGGTCTTTTCCTGCACATTGTgtcatttatgttttcctttatttgcttttatctgTTCTTGGTAACCTTTGTTCAGGTTGTTTGCTCCATGAGCTCATTGAAGCAgtaaacctgtgtgtgtgtgtgtgtgtgtgtgtgtaatgtttATGCTGTCAAATACTAAATGATAGCAGATTCATTGTGGGACCTTAgtcattttagcaaaaatatttccgattttcttttttattgttcagaATCGGATTCAAAGAAAACAGCTTTGGTTGCAACCTTTTGcactgcaaaacattaaaaagtgaaatttcaCTGGCTTTGAACTAACAGGTTACTTATTATGCTGCAGTTATAATCAATTATAGTaataatgtctttttaattgatttactgcACAAAGAATTGATTGTTTATTGGACAAGTTCAAACTAAACCCAGATAGTTGTCAGAGTACATAgacgttttccttttttccatctcttttatttttttcttgttctgctTTACATTCTGAATGTTGCGTCTTTTGTTGTATCAGCTGTGCCTTGACATCTTCAGTGCAATATGTCTGTTTTCCTCGTCTCTGTTCAAATAAACCACTTTTAGGAAATAACGCAGATAAATGAACAGACACATTTCAATCTACGGTGtgttgcaaaagtatttctaCCCGTTTAGCCTTTTGCTAATTTTGTTGCATTGCAACCAGAAGCTCAAATGTACTTTATTGCCATTGCAGCTGCAAGCATTTTGGGGAAAATCTCTGACGGACTTACACTTCTCTGTGTAGGTAGTTCAAGTTCagattaaagaagaaaacatataaGCTGATTTTTAAATCTACCCACAGATCCTCTATGGCTCCaagttttgatctttttttaaagattactGTCTTGGATTGTAAAGGTTGCTGACACATGTTTAAGGTGGACCTCCACCTAATGATGCACTATCTGCAAGATGTTCAAAACCAGGATATTATTTAATCACCAATTCTTctttaaacttcttcacaaCTTTCTCAATGACTCGTGTGCCGTGTtccttggttttcatgatgctttttgttttttaaggctctctaacaaatctctgaggccttcacagaacaactgTACTGGATTTTACTTAAGACTGAAAAtcgcatttttacatttatgtcaataacgttttttttttttgtcttctgcacagttatgcactactttgtgttggtctgtgtcataaaatccaaatgaaatacaataaagtttcaGGCCGTAATGTGACAGAATGTAAAAGGTTCGACGCAAACAGGacaattacattttgttgtatggaaacaatttttaaaagcacttttattCTGGATGGCTACAGTCCTGACAGCAACTAGCAAAATCACAACGTTGACAAAGTTCGTTAACTCTAAGAGTGCAGAGAAGAAATCTGCAGCACCCACCTCATTTCAAAGGTTGCTGCTAAATCCTAATGGATagtaaatgcattttgtttcttacaGTTTAATCAAGTTATTGTAATTGTATGGTGCGTCTTGTACTCATGGTCTGTAGTCTTCAGTTGAAGACTTCACATGGCGGTCTCCTCCTGAGTCCCATACAGCCTGAACCAGTCCAAGATTGTTTGAGATCCTAAGCAGGATTTGATTATCAAGCCAGAATTCACCTTATTATATTTCTTTAACTATACATGTTACATAAACTGTGAAGACGAGGTTATTTATCCCACTAATCGACTCTGTCATGTCTGGAGCACaaagtttcagtgttttctaaTGATTAGTTCCGTTTCACATGAAACGTGATTCCTGCGACAATATAGTGTGGTTATAAGTAATGATCATTTTCTGCTGCATGCATAATAATTCAATTTGCCGGTTCTTTCCGAcgtataaaaattaaatttaaatttgatacGCATTAACCTttgatataaaattattttgaagcaGGCTCTTTATTGACAAATGTAgctaaaaatgttaagtttgtgCGGGAAGTCAAGTCCTGCAGAGGAAACCGGGGGAGCTCTCTATACATTGACAGATGGTGTTACTGTAAAACATCTTTTATCCTGTGTTTTAAACACACAGAGGCATAATCTAATTACCGTTTAGCATCAACATCAACAATCGAGGGCTAAAGAGGACATTTTCCACAGCTCTTATCCGATCTTGTCCAGGCTTTTGTGTCCACTGGTGTTAGTCATCAGATAACATGCAAGAGTTTCACTGGATCTCCCTTCACGCCTCTGTGCGGTCGTCTCCATTAAGCTGTTGATAATCCACTGCATGCTCTCTGACATGTCCAGTTGCAgattcatttgaaaaatgctATTGTTAAATCTGTCTACACTTTCTACTTTTGGAGAtaatatatctttatttttacttattgttgaataaagttttaattaccGCACCACTCCTATATTAGTCACCTTCCTGTGTTATGATTGCACACAAAGCTCACTCAAAaagtatgcttttttttttttttgcaagaacagaggagaaaaaacagagaaccGGCTGTTCTAATTTTATTAATGCAGGTATACAAATACATCACAAATCTGGCACTTTTGAATGTTGATGTATGTGACAGTTCAACACAATACTGTACATAATTTCATAATTCACTTTGTTTAGTAAAGAAGATGGGTCTAATTCCTCTTGAAAATCCTCTTTGCATCCACACCTTCGTAGTTGTAGCtcttttggaaacaaaaatatgaaattttggGTTAGATCTCACATACCaacatataatttaaaatatatctcCCTTGTTTTGCACGTGTTCTGACACTGCAGTGCTAGAACTGGCATGGAGGCATACAATCAAACTCTTCACCTGAACAAGTTCATCTCCTTGGATGGTTCTGACTGTTGTCAGCTGTTTTCCGTTGTCCTTCCTGTTGAAAATCCCCTTTAGTGTGTCACCCTCCATGTTCCAGGCACCCTGTGGATTATTACATGACCAAAAAGATCTCGTATAAAGGCGTAGTCTTAATAATTATCGAGTATATCAGATGTTTGGGCAGAAAAGTTTGAGCTGAAATTGGTGCGGCTCTATTTTTTCTTACGGATAGTTCTGTTCCATCTGCCAAGCTGTACTCAAAGTTGACTCCCAGGGTGAAGTTTATTTCAATGGTCCGGAAATTGCTGCTCTCCTTCACATGAAACTTGTCTCCAGTCTGTTCGATGGTGATCTTCAGGTTGTCATGAGAGGCCAGCTTCCTCTTCACCATGCTTACTCCTGTCATCAGACACGTTGAACATGCTCACTGGGTTATAAACAAGTGCTCCTTTTGTGTCTTTGTAGAGTGGAAGTAAGAGTACAAAAGCCAAATGATGAACTAGAAAGTGCTCATGCAATCAACAGTTTGCAAATAAAACTTAGAGGACCAAAACTTGGCTTAGTCAATCTGTAATCAGTAGTTTACCATCTGAATATAAGTAGCTGAATTTTATCAGTCCTCCATAAAGTACCTCATCAATTTCTGTAAGTATTAGGGTCACTTCTTTAActaaaaagcttgtttttaaacagactgaTACTAGTTGTCTCCAGTCTGACAAAGCTCACCCATTTGTTCCATAAATTTCTCATAGTTTTCATTGCGATCAACCTTCCAGGTGCCGTTGAAGGTCATGGTGACTGCTTGAGGCGAGCTGGGCCACTGTGCAGAAAGGAGCGTCCTACTGCGAGTGCAGCGCTCCTTTTAAGCTGCGTACGCTCTTATCTCGTTGTCTGCGTGATGATGTGGCCGTTTAAAGCTCAGGTTTTTTCAAGGCATTATCCACAGCAAACACTTAATGAATTACTGGATGCTTGGCTTTCTTGCTGAacttgtgtgtgcgtgtgtgtgtttaaatagGGTGGGGGCACTGTGTGTTCAGCAAACTATCACATATCAATGGAAAATTACAGTAGGTGTGGCTGTAAACTTTTGTTCAGTGTCTGACTATTGAGGGAAAATTTGAGAA
Proteins encoded in this window:
- the fabp2 gene encoding fatty acid-binding protein, intestinal, yielding MTFNGTWKVDRNENYEKFMEQMGVSMVKRKLASHDNLKITIEQTGDKFHVKESSNFRTIEINFTLGVNFEYSLADGTELSGAWNMEGDTLKGIFNRKDNGKQLTTVRTIQGDELVQSYNYEGVDAKRIFKRN